In Methanosarcinales archaeon, the DNA window GTAGTACTCATTGATATCCTTTCGATGGCCCCAAACATCTCCTTCCAAAAGGGTAATACCCTGCATTTCCAAAAACATTAATGTGGAAGTAGATATTGTCTTTTTATATGAAGTTGGAATATGAATAGCTTTCAGATCCTCGCATCTCTGGACAAGTAGGAAAATATCTTTATTTGATGGTCTAAATGCCAGATGGATCATTTCTTCATTACTTTCTAATGTAGCGATTTCTTCTTTTGAACTTACAACTCGTATTTTCAATTTTATCACCTATTCTTTCTTTAGTTTATATTAATAATCTGAAGATTTCTTTGTTATTTATCGCAATATTTATATTTGCTGGTAATATAGAAATACTTATTCATAATTATATATCTTAACTAATGGAATTTTTTTCAAAATATAGTTAATTTGAAGATAAAGATGTCGATTTAAAAAA includes these proteins:
- a CDS encoding DUF1699 family protein codes for the protein MKIRVVSSKEEIATLESNEEMIHLAFRPSNKDIFLLVQRCEDLKAIHIPTSYKKTISTSTLMFLEMQGITLLEGDVWGHRKDINEYYEIKPQIFDRIEILKSEGESDDSILNRLGMETRLSKDLLKFLI